In Kryptolebias marmoratus isolate JLee-2015 linkage group LG22, ASM164957v2, whole genome shotgun sequence, a single window of DNA contains:
- the cryzl1 gene encoding quinone oxidoreductase-like protein 1 isoform X1, which translates to MKGLFCRAAASDAELTFLMEEMSPPDVLCSHQVRVRVKACGLSPLDLKLLRDVGVHRELVPVGREVAGVVLQVGPKVSSFQPEDEVVGILPLDSSYSGLCEVIAVDEYYLVQKPEKLTSVCVAGALRDGLCAYTALHTHARMAAGHTLLVMDGASPFGLMCIQLACYHGLKVLTMSQSAQQHTFLEQLRPSVGVQDPLVVRVIPAQDESSDLLSVVLEETGGLGVDIVVDSGVCLHEDKEEKKLLPHKHDIISVLGVGGHWVTSHQDLQLDPPDCRLLHLKSASVSFLNPEVWTASSAQQGRYLHVLKDIVEKMSTGVLSFERKHIDYNMWLDPALCALTSGPDMSHNADKMCRKKRVSSPISTKSH; encoded by the exons ATGAAGGGTTTGTTCTGCCGAGCGGCTGCGAGCGATGCTGAGCTCACATTCCTCATGGAGGAAATG agtCCCCCAGATGTGTTATGCAGCCACCAGGTCCGAGTTCGTGTGAAGGCATGTGGACTCAGCCCACTGGACCTTaag CTGCTCAGGGATGTGGGGGTGCACAGAGAGTTAGTTCCTGTCGGCAGAGAGGTGGCTGGTGTCGTCCTTCAAG TTGGCCCCAAGGTGAGCTCCTTCCAGCCTGAGGATGAGGTTGTAG GTATCCTTCCTTTGGACTCCTCCTACTCTGGTCTCTGTGAAGTCATTGCTGTAGATGAATACTATTTAG TTCAGAAGCCAGAGAAGCTCACCTCGGTGTGTGTGGCGGGAGCACTGCGTGATGGCCTCTGTGCTTACACTGCTCTGCACACACACGCTCGCATGGCAGCTGGACACACACTCCTGGTCATGGATGGAGCCAGC CCTTTTGGCCTCATGTGCATCCAGCTAGCTTGCTATCACGGGCTGAAGGTTCTGACCATGTCCCAATCTGCACAACAGCACACGTTCCTGGAGCAGCTCCGGCCCAGCGTAG GTGTTCAGGATCCTTTAGTAG TCAGAGTTATTCCAGCACAAGACGAGTCCTCAGACCTGTTGTCAGTCGTTTTGGAGGAGACGGGAGGGCTGGGAGTGGATATTGTTGTTGATTCTGGAg TTTGTCTTcatgaagacaaagaggagaagaaattACTTCCACACAAGCATGACATCATCAGTGTCCTGGGAGTGGGTGGACACTGGGTCACATCCCACCAGGACCTGCAG ctggatCCTCCAGATTGCAGATTGCTGCATTTAAAATCAGCCTCCGTGTCTTTCCTCAACCCTGAGGTTTGGACAGCTTCGTCAGCTCAGCAGGGACGATACCTTC ATGTTCTCAAGGATATTGTGGAGAAGATGTCAACTGGAGTGCTCAG ctttgaaagaaaacatataGACTACAACATGTGGCTCGACCCGGCATTGTGTGCGTTGACTTCTGGTCCTGATATGTCGCACAATGCAGACAAaatgtgcaggaaaaaaagggtTTCCTCCCCCATTTCAACTAAATCCCATTGA
- the cryzl1 gene encoding quinone oxidoreductase-like protein 1 isoform X3, with protein sequence MKGLFCRAAASDAELTFLMEEMSPPDVLCSHQVRVRVKACGLSPLDLKLLRDVGVHRELVPVGREVAGVVLQVGPKVSSFQPEDEVVGILPLDSSYSGLCEVIAVDEYYLVQKPEKLTSVCVAGALRDGLCAYTALHTHARMAAGHTLLVMDGASPFGLMCIQLACYHGLKVLTMSQSAQQHTFLEQLRPSVGVQDPLVVRVIPAQDESSDLLSVVLEETGGLGVDIVVDSGVCLHEDKEEKKLLPHKHDIISVLGVGGHWVTSHQDLQLDPPDCRLLHLKSASVSFLNPEVWTASSAQQGRYLHVLKDIVEKMSTGVLRPQPEEALPLYEATVAMETVQRHQKKKVVVQL encoded by the exons ATGAAGGGTTTGTTCTGCCGAGCGGCTGCGAGCGATGCTGAGCTCACATTCCTCATGGAGGAAATG agtCCCCCAGATGTGTTATGCAGCCACCAGGTCCGAGTTCGTGTGAAGGCATGTGGACTCAGCCCACTGGACCTTaag CTGCTCAGGGATGTGGGGGTGCACAGAGAGTTAGTTCCTGTCGGCAGAGAGGTGGCTGGTGTCGTCCTTCAAG TTGGCCCCAAGGTGAGCTCCTTCCAGCCTGAGGATGAGGTTGTAG GTATCCTTCCTTTGGACTCCTCCTACTCTGGTCTCTGTGAAGTCATTGCTGTAGATGAATACTATTTAG TTCAGAAGCCAGAGAAGCTCACCTCGGTGTGTGTGGCGGGAGCACTGCGTGATGGCCTCTGTGCTTACACTGCTCTGCACACACACGCTCGCATGGCAGCTGGACACACACTCCTGGTCATGGATGGAGCCAGC CCTTTTGGCCTCATGTGCATCCAGCTAGCTTGCTATCACGGGCTGAAGGTTCTGACCATGTCCCAATCTGCACAACAGCACACGTTCCTGGAGCAGCTCCGGCCCAGCGTAG GTGTTCAGGATCCTTTAGTAG TCAGAGTTATTCCAGCACAAGACGAGTCCTCAGACCTGTTGTCAGTCGTTTTGGAGGAGACGGGAGGGCTGGGAGTGGATATTGTTGTTGATTCTGGAg TTTGTCTTcatgaagacaaagaggagaagaaattACTTCCACACAAGCATGACATCATCAGTGTCCTGGGAGTGGGTGGACACTGGGTCACATCCCACCAGGACCTGCAG ctggatCCTCCAGATTGCAGATTGCTGCATTTAAAATCAGCCTCCGTGTCTTTCCTCAACCCTGAGGTTTGGACAGCTTCGTCAGCTCAGCAGGGACGATACCTTC ATGTTCTCAAGGATATTGTGGAGAAGATGTCAACTGGAGTGCTCAG
- the cryzl1 gene encoding quinone oxidoreductase-like protein 1 isoform X2 yields MKGLFCRAAASDAELTFLMEEMSPPDVLCSHQVRVRVKACGLSPLDLKLLRDVGVHRELVPVGREVAGVVLQVGPKVSSFQPEDEVVGILPLDSSYSGLCEVIAVDEYYLVQKPEKLTSVCVAGALRDGLCAYTALHTHARMAAGHTLLVMDGASPFGLMCIQLACYHGLKVLTMSQSAQQHTFLEQLRPSVVRVIPAQDESSDLLSVVLEETGGLGVDIVVDSGVCLHEDKEEKKLLPHKHDIISVLGVGGHWVTSHQDLQLDPPDCRLLHLKSASVSFLNPEVWTASSAQQGRYLHVLKDIVEKMSTGVLSFERKHIDYNMWLDPALCALTSGPDMSHNADKMCRKKRVSSPISTKSH; encoded by the exons ATGAAGGGTTTGTTCTGCCGAGCGGCTGCGAGCGATGCTGAGCTCACATTCCTCATGGAGGAAATG agtCCCCCAGATGTGTTATGCAGCCACCAGGTCCGAGTTCGTGTGAAGGCATGTGGACTCAGCCCACTGGACCTTaag CTGCTCAGGGATGTGGGGGTGCACAGAGAGTTAGTTCCTGTCGGCAGAGAGGTGGCTGGTGTCGTCCTTCAAG TTGGCCCCAAGGTGAGCTCCTTCCAGCCTGAGGATGAGGTTGTAG GTATCCTTCCTTTGGACTCCTCCTACTCTGGTCTCTGTGAAGTCATTGCTGTAGATGAATACTATTTAG TTCAGAAGCCAGAGAAGCTCACCTCGGTGTGTGTGGCGGGAGCACTGCGTGATGGCCTCTGTGCTTACACTGCTCTGCACACACACGCTCGCATGGCAGCTGGACACACACTCCTGGTCATGGATGGAGCCAGC CCTTTTGGCCTCATGTGCATCCAGCTAGCTTGCTATCACGGGCTGAAGGTTCTGACCATGTCCCAATCTGCACAACAGCACACGTTCCTGGAGCAGCTCCGGCCCAGCGTAG TCAGAGTTATTCCAGCACAAGACGAGTCCTCAGACCTGTTGTCAGTCGTTTTGGAGGAGACGGGAGGGCTGGGAGTGGATATTGTTGTTGATTCTGGAg TTTGTCTTcatgaagacaaagaggagaagaaattACTTCCACACAAGCATGACATCATCAGTGTCCTGGGAGTGGGTGGACACTGGGTCACATCCCACCAGGACCTGCAG ctggatCCTCCAGATTGCAGATTGCTGCATTTAAAATCAGCCTCCGTGTCTTTCCTCAACCCTGAGGTTTGGACAGCTTCGTCAGCTCAGCAGGGACGATACCTTC ATGTTCTCAAGGATATTGTGGAGAAGATGTCAACTGGAGTGCTCAG ctttgaaagaaaacatataGACTACAACATGTGGCTCGACCCGGCATTGTGTGCGTTGACTTCTGGTCCTGATATGTCGCACAATGCAGACAAaatgtgcaggaaaaaaagggtTTCCTCCCCCATTTCAACTAAATCCCATTGA
- the cryzl1 gene encoding quinone oxidoreductase-like protein 1 isoform X4 yields the protein MKGLFCRAAASDAELTFLMEEMSPPDVLCSHQVRVRVKACGLSPLDLKLLRDVGVHRELVPVGREVAGVVLQVGPKVSSFQPEDEVVGILPLDSSYSGLCEVIAVDEYYLVQKPEKLTSVCVAGALRDGLCAYTALHTHARMAAGHTLLVMDGASPFGLMCIQLACYHGLKVLTMSQSAQQHTFLEQLRPSVVRVIPAQDESSDLLSVVLEETGGLGVDIVVDSGVCLHEDKEEKKLLPHKHDIISVLGVGGHWVTSHQDLQLDPPDCRLLHLKSASVSFLNPEVWTASSAQQGRYLHVLKDIVEKMSTGVLRPQPEEALPLYEATVAMETVQRHQKKKVVVQL from the exons ATGAAGGGTTTGTTCTGCCGAGCGGCTGCGAGCGATGCTGAGCTCACATTCCTCATGGAGGAAATG agtCCCCCAGATGTGTTATGCAGCCACCAGGTCCGAGTTCGTGTGAAGGCATGTGGACTCAGCCCACTGGACCTTaag CTGCTCAGGGATGTGGGGGTGCACAGAGAGTTAGTTCCTGTCGGCAGAGAGGTGGCTGGTGTCGTCCTTCAAG TTGGCCCCAAGGTGAGCTCCTTCCAGCCTGAGGATGAGGTTGTAG GTATCCTTCCTTTGGACTCCTCCTACTCTGGTCTCTGTGAAGTCATTGCTGTAGATGAATACTATTTAG TTCAGAAGCCAGAGAAGCTCACCTCGGTGTGTGTGGCGGGAGCACTGCGTGATGGCCTCTGTGCTTACACTGCTCTGCACACACACGCTCGCATGGCAGCTGGACACACACTCCTGGTCATGGATGGAGCCAGC CCTTTTGGCCTCATGTGCATCCAGCTAGCTTGCTATCACGGGCTGAAGGTTCTGACCATGTCCCAATCTGCACAACAGCACACGTTCCTGGAGCAGCTCCGGCCCAGCGTAG TCAGAGTTATTCCAGCACAAGACGAGTCCTCAGACCTGTTGTCAGTCGTTTTGGAGGAGACGGGAGGGCTGGGAGTGGATATTGTTGTTGATTCTGGAg TTTGTCTTcatgaagacaaagaggagaagaaattACTTCCACACAAGCATGACATCATCAGTGTCCTGGGAGTGGGTGGACACTGGGTCACATCCCACCAGGACCTGCAG ctggatCCTCCAGATTGCAGATTGCTGCATTTAAAATCAGCCTCCGTGTCTTTCCTCAACCCTGAGGTTTGGACAGCTTCGTCAGCTCAGCAGGGACGATACCTTC ATGTTCTCAAGGATATTGTGGAGAAGATGTCAACTGGAGTGCTCAG